A window from Bacteroidota bacterium encodes these proteins:
- a CDS encoding sigma-70 family RNA polymerase sigma factor: MDSDRGRSRLTLTLHHGFPKTRFEDIEDAVSEAITQSLACMPSDLSKASQLQWLRSTGLRCLYRNHAHSSRESLMPDGYDVAAPGDEAIDEAREIVEWALSKLPERTRKIMVSKIIDGYPLWEVAEVLGMKTKTVQTIFTRGMRCLKTIIKQEIERGGGGQIESRSSILASTALRSIAARCHRACIATASKPAQPARRG; this comes from the coding sequence ATGGACTCTGACAGAGGTCGATCCCGGTTGACCCTAACGCTTCATCACGGGTTCCCCAAAACGCGGTTCGAGGATATCGAAGATGCTGTGAGCGAAGCGATAACCCAATCGCTTGCCTGCATGCCGTCCGATCTTTCCAAAGCTTCGCAGCTTCAGTGGCTTCGAAGCACTGGCTTGCGTTGTCTCTATCGCAACCATGCTCATTCGTCACGCGAGTCCTTGATGCCGGATGGTTATGATGTAGCCGCGCCCGGCGATGAAGCAATTGACGAGGCACGGGAAATTGTGGAATGGGCGCTTTCAAAATTACCCGAACGGACACGGAAGATCATGGTCAGCAAGATCATAGATGGATATCCGCTCTGGGAGGTCGCTGAAGTGCTTGGCATGAAGACCAAGACGGTCCAGACTATCTTCACGCGTGGAATGCGGTGCCTCAAAACGATTATCAAGCAAGAAATAGAACGGGGGGGGGGGGGGCAGATAGAATCAAGGTCTTCGATCCTGGCGAGCACCGCATTACGTTCGATCGCGGCACGCTGCCATCGGGCATGTATTGCTACCGCCTCGAAACCGGCACAACCAGCGCGGCGCGGATGA
- a CDS encoding zinc-dependent metalloprotease: MFATSKVSSITTGSPGIKMQWSTDPGYFSGGISAGSTGLGNFGDNGTITHGNIWLNNSNTFNDKYIFTTCPQHCTVLKPQLPVSICEVLLHELGHAFGLDDLQNDASGSRFSISVMWGDINAGKAGCNGFQGLQDIDKCYFCKLYCPANCEDLGTPLAPGDSSMSLSVFPNPATNSFTLNYRTDAVHPRIVIQDIQGRPVRSSKLDLAEGSMTLNRDNIPAGAYILKLEGPAHYVVKMLIIQ, translated from the coding sequence ATGTTCGCTACGAGCAAGGTATCAAGCATTACTACTGGTTCGCCAGGTATCAAGATGCAGTGGTCTACAGACCCAGGTTACTTTTCCGGAGGTATTTCGGCTGGCAGCACCGGACTTGGCAATTTTGGCGATAATGGTACCATTACACATGGAAATATTTGGCTCAACAACAGTAATACATTCAACGATAAGTATATTTTTACTACTTGCCCGCAACATTGCACAGTTTTGAAGCCTCAGTTGCCGGTTTCCATTTGCGAAGTGCTCTTGCATGAGCTTGGCCATGCATTTGGACTAGATGATCTCCAAAATGACGCATCAGGGTCTCGGTTCTCGATCTCCGTCATGTGGGGCGATATCAATGCCGGCAAAGCAGGCTGCAATGGCTTTCAGGGTCTTCAGGACATAGATAAGTGCTACTTCTGCAAGCTTTACTGTCCTGCGAACTGCGAGGACCTTGGCACCCCGCTCGCTCCCGGTGATTCTTCAATGTCCCTTTCGGTTTTTCCAAATCCAGCAACGAATTCGTTTACATTGAACTACCGTACCGATGCGGTTCATCCGCGAATCGTGATTCAGGATATTCAAGGCCGACCGGTCAGATCAAGCAAGCTCGACCTCGCAGAGGGCTCGATGACGTTAAATCGCGACAACATTCCGGCAGGCGCCTACATTCTCAAGCTTGAAGGTCCTGCTCATTACGTTGTCAAGATGCTAATTATTCAGTAG
- a CDS encoding DUF433 domain-containing protein produces MDYHKLVTIEPGKRGGRPCIRGMRIAVADVLGWLAAGMSHADILSDYPELTEEDIRASLAYAADRERHVMTVA; encoded by the coding sequence ATGGACTACCACAAGCTTGTTACAATCGAACCAGGGAAGCGAGGCGGACGTCCGTGCATTCGCGGTATGCGGATCGCTGTGGCCGATGTGCTCGGGTGGCTCGCAGCCGGTATGTCGCATGCCGATATTCTGAGCGATTATCCTGAGCTCACAGAAGAAGATATCCGAGCATCGCTGGCCTATGCCGCCGATCGGGAACGGCATGTTATGACTGTGGCCTAG
- a CDS encoding penicillin acylase family protein, whose amino-acid sequence MTRFLLGFGFVLVLLLVGLVALGVHFMSGTVTPLEGQATVRGISASVQIDRDEFAIPHIHGATEHDAWFGLGYAEAQDRLFQMEFARRVGQGRMSEVFGARTLTLDTWSRTIGFARIARAMWEKCGPHSREVLTAFTDGINARIREHPTKLGFEFDALKLVPEYWKPEDCLIVARLMSWQMNFAYLSDAAYGDFALALDSLHMRSLFPDYAEDGATIVDGVDPRNFVSNYLHITPVPATSISPARAILASAPIPPAPPAKATPVTKVTPKTAKSASAPKATNGKQSKSPTQTKPAKPQPKTPAPLPHPNFKPPKPHIPNPPPRIGAAQFPKGFIHELYAIQRSVDSILGPRQMGGGSNAFAVAPQRSASNGALLENDAHLKLDVPARWYLAHITSDDGLNVAGFLIPGMPVFEVGRTPDLSWGVSAAMADETDFFIEHSDSTGTYYQIPGGTWRAFSIIHDTIRIRDSAGGAAYKHAIDIQLTTDGPIVSGLHPDSLVQVVEHNRNAGGIPDTTFFHTAKPVAMQWNGLYAVSDEIAGYLNLTRAKTVNEARAGMTNFATPCLNLCLADRRGNVGYQFIGRLPRRSGSEDRIMLPRDGTNAADAWQGFITMAQLPSVTNPPRGYIVSANNAPMKSRPFPISNDWEPSARADRISELVEHGGKLSTGDIARIQLDVISPYDLRHVLQYILAMHPDPHPPRTTPDSTSVFRLDSMDIFWKEDSIRKHGTNVSDSMMRLVRQKDSAILAVHRQPEDTIKAPKVDRFTTLVLEYLRNWDGGMRPEEIAPAIYSVFLNRLIYNTFHDELGTQRYQEFIGLENLPLSTLQRILPDTGNIWWRDATQNTITWDNASGLDVAKNPRDSIIEFSFRESLRILATSFGRDIRQWQWGRMHTLTMHHPFSQSSALIAKLADVQAGPMPGGPTTVLQAMYHLWAPYEEVIGPSMRMIADMKTDELLAVLPTGNSEAIFGDHYRDMLNLYKQGALVRLSLTQHKPEWKRWELRPE is encoded by the coding sequence TTGACTCGTTTCTTACTCGGCTTCGGATTCGTGCTTGTCCTCCTTTTGGTCGGACTGGTTGCGCTTGGTGTCCATTTTATGTCGGGCACGGTGACTCCACTCGAAGGCCAGGCGACCGTACGAGGCATTAGCGCGTCCGTTCAAATTGACCGCGATGAATTCGCGATTCCGCACATTCATGGCGCGACCGAACACGATGCCTGGTTCGGTCTTGGTTATGCCGAAGCACAGGACCGGCTGTTCCAGATGGAGTTCGCCCGTCGTGTCGGGCAAGGTCGGATGTCCGAGGTATTCGGTGCAAGGACACTGACACTCGATACCTGGTCGCGAACGATTGGCTTTGCTCGTATTGCGCGTGCGATGTGGGAAAAGTGTGGGCCGCACTCCCGCGAAGTGCTGACGGCATTTACCGATGGGATCAACGCGCGTATTCGCGAGCATCCGACGAAGCTCGGCTTCGAGTTCGACGCATTGAAGCTTGTGCCGGAATACTGGAAGCCCGAGGATTGCCTCATCGTGGCGCGCCTGATGTCCTGGCAAATGAACTTCGCCTATCTATCGGATGCAGCGTATGGCGATTTCGCGCTCGCGCTGGACTCGCTGCATATGCGCTCATTGTTTCCCGATTATGCCGAAGATGGCGCGACCATCGTGGATGGAGTTGATCCTCGGAACTTCGTATCGAATTATCTTCACATTACTCCAGTCCCGGCAACGTCCATCAGCCCGGCGAGAGCGATTCTTGCTTCAGCGCCTATTCCGCCGGCCCCGCCCGCAAAGGCCACTCCTGTTACGAAGGTGACCCCAAAAACAGCGAAGTCCGCGAGCGCTCCAAAAGCGACGAATGGCAAACAGTCGAAAAGCCCAACGCAGACGAAACCAGCCAAGCCGCAACCCAAGACACCGGCGCCTCTACCTCATCCAAACTTCAAGCCTCCGAAGCCGCACATTCCAAACCCACCACCAAGAATTGGCGCAGCGCAATTTCCGAAGGGCTTCATCCATGAGCTGTATGCGATCCAGCGGTCGGTTGATAGTATTTTGGGGCCACGCCAGATGGGTGGTGGCTCCAATGCGTTCGCGGTCGCGCCACAGCGATCGGCCAGTAATGGTGCACTGCTCGAAAACGATGCCCATCTCAAGCTCGACGTGCCTGCGCGATGGTATCTCGCTCACATCACGAGTGATGACGGCCTGAACGTGGCGGGCTTTCTCATTCCGGGAATGCCGGTCTTCGAAGTTGGCCGAACGCCAGATCTTTCATGGGGCGTCTCGGCCGCAATGGCAGATGAAACCGATTTCTTTATCGAGCACAGCGATTCGACCGGTACATACTATCAGATTCCCGGTGGGACGTGGCGGGCGTTCTCGATCATCCACGATACGATCCGCATTCGCGACTCAGCCGGTGGGGCGGCATACAAGCACGCGATTGACATTCAACTTACGACGGATGGTCCTATCGTCAGTGGACTTCACCCTGATAGCCTCGTGCAAGTCGTCGAGCACAACCGAAACGCGGGCGGGATTCCGGACACCACATTCTTTCACACTGCGAAACCCGTTGCCATGCAATGGAATGGCTTGTACGCGGTGAGCGATGAAATTGCCGGATACTTAAATCTGACTCGCGCAAAGACTGTGAATGAAGCGCGTGCCGGCATGACGAATTTCGCAACGCCATGTTTGAATCTCTGTCTGGCGGACCGGCGCGGTAATGTGGGATATCAATTCATCGGTCGCCTGCCACGGCGCTCCGGTAGCGAAGACCGTATCATGCTGCCGCGCGATGGTACCAACGCCGCCGATGCATGGCAAGGGTTTATCACGATGGCGCAACTCCCGAGCGTGACGAATCCTCCGCGTGGGTATATTGTCTCGGCCAACAATGCGCCGATGAAATCACGACCATTTCCGATCTCGAACGATTGGGAGCCGTCGGCTCGCGCGGACCGTATCAGCGAACTCGTCGAACATGGTGGCAAACTTTCGACAGGGGATATCGCGCGCATTCAACTCGACGTTATCAGTCCATACGACCTTCGGCACGTATTGCAGTATATTCTCGCGATGCACCCCGATCCGCATCCGCCGCGCACGACGCCCGACAGTACGTCGGTCTTTCGTCTCGATTCGATGGACATTTTTTGGAAGGAGGATTCTATTCGCAAGCATGGGACCAATGTAAGCGATAGCATGATGCGGCTCGTTCGGCAAAAGGACTCGGCGATCCTTGCTGTGCACCGGCAGCCGGAGGACACGATCAAGGCGCCAAAAGTCGATCGGTTTACCACGCTCGTACTGGAGTATCTTCGCAATTGGGATGGCGGCATGCGGCCCGAAGAAATTGCACCGGCGATCTATTCGGTTTTTCTGAACCGGCTGATCTATAATACGTTTCACGATGAGCTCGGCACGCAGCGGTATCAGGAGTTTATCGGATTGGAGAATTTGCCGCTCAGTACACTCCAGCGCATCTTGCCGGACACAGGAAATATATGGTGGCGCGATGCAACGCAGAATACGATCACGTGGGATAATGCTTCGGGCCTCGATGTGGCGAAGAACCCGCGCGATTCTATCATCGAGTTCAGCTTCCGCGAATCATTGCGCATTCTCGCAACCAGCTTTGGCCGGGATATTCGCCAATGGCAATGGGGACGCATGCACACGCTAACGATGCACCATCCGTTCAGCCAATCAAGCGCATTGATTGCAAAGCTGGCTGACGTGCAAGCCGGCCCGATGCCCGGCGGACCGACGACGGTGCTGCAAGCGATGTATCATCTCTGGGCGCCGTATGAGGAGGTCATTGGTCCTTCGATGCGCATGATCGCCGACATGAAGACGGACGAGTTGCTCGCCGTGCTGCCCACCGGCAACTCCGAAGCCATCTTCGGCGATCACTACCGCGATATGCTGAATCTCTATAAGCAGGGTGCGCTTGTGCGGCTCTCGCTCACTCAGCACAAGCCGGAGTGGAAGCGATGGGAGCTTAGGCCGGAATAA
- a CDS encoding DUF5615 family PIN-like protein, whose translation MKLLFDQNLSFKLCRQLAELFPASDQVRRLGFDQSSDREIWHYAKDHGFVIVSQDSDFADMAALFGPPPKVIWLRCGNQPTAIIENILRNHAADIIDFGQDLLASCLELG comes from the coding sequence ATGAAGCTGCTCTTCGATCAAAATCTCAGTTTTAAACTCTGCCGGCAACTGGCTGAGCTATTCCCAGCGTCCGATCAGGTCCGGCGCCTTGGCTTCGATCAATCGAGCGACCGCGAAATTTGGCATTATGCTAAGGACCATGGTTTCGTTATCGTCTCTCAAGATTCGGACTTCGCGGACATGGCCGCACTCTTTGGTCCTCCGCCAAAGGTAATTTGGCTTCGGTGTGGAAATCAGCCCACTGCCATCATCGAGAATATTCTTCGCAATCATGCGGCTGATATTATTGACTTTGGGCAGGATCTTCTGGCATCGTGCTTGGAGCTTGGCTAA
- the trmD gene encoding tRNA (guanosine(37)-N1)-methyltransferase TrmD has product MRIDIISAVPKLLESPLSESIIKRAREKGIIEIVAHDLREYGLGKYHQIDDEPFGGGAGMVLKPEPLFALFRRLTSERDYDERIFMSPDGEQLTQPLANELSMKNNLLILCGHYKGVDERVREKWITREITIGDYVLTGGELPACVLIDAVVRLIPGAIHDSESAMMDSFQNGLLEGPIYTRPSEFEGMRVPDILLNGDHAKIADYREAEAMRRTKDRRPDLLKDL; this is encoded by the coding sequence ATGCGCATCGACATCATCTCTGCCGTTCCAAAACTTCTCGAGAGTCCGCTCTCCGAGAGCATCATCAAGCGTGCGCGGGAGAAGGGAATTATCGAGATTGTTGCGCACGATCTTCGCGAGTATGGTCTCGGCAAGTACCACCAGATTGATGACGAGCCGTTTGGCGGCGGAGCCGGGATGGTCCTGAAGCCCGAGCCGCTCTTTGCTCTCTTTCGCCGGCTCACCTCCGAACGAGATTACGACGAACGCATTTTCATGTCGCCTGATGGCGAGCAGCTCACGCAGCCGCTTGCCAATGAACTCTCGATGAAGAACAATCTCCTCATCCTCTGCGGCCATTATAAAGGGGTTGATGAACGGGTCCGCGAAAAGTGGATTACTCGCGAGATCACCATCGGTGATTATGTGCTGACCGGCGGTGAGCTTCCGGCCTGCGTGCTGATCGATGCCGTCGTGCGACTCATTCCCGGCGCAATCCACGATTCCGAAAGCGCCATGATGGACTCATTCCAAAACGGCCTGCTCGAAGGACCGATCTACACTCGCCCATCAGAATTCGAAGGCATGCGCGTGCCTGATATTCTCCTGAATGGCGATCACGCGAAGATCGCCGATTACCGCGAAGCCGAAGCGATGCGAAGAACCAAAGATCGAAGACCGGATCTGTTAAAGGATCTCTAA
- a CDS encoding DUF2283 domain-containing protein → MALADVQDFLRLMPAVLHAPGGFFWTSYDEEADVLYVNFEKPSRATDTELTEDDIILRYRDETLIGLTILHASKR, encoded by the coding sequence ATGGCCTTAGCCGATGTTCAAGATTTCCTGCGACTTATGCCTGCGGTTCTCCACGCGCCGGGTGGCTTCTTTTGGACCTCCTACGACGAAGAGGCCGACGTGCTATACGTCAACTTCGAGAAACCGAGTCGCGCGACGGATACCGAGCTGACGGAAGATGACATCATTCTTCGTTATCGCGACGAGACACTCATCGGGCTAACGATCCTGCACGCCAGTAAGCGCTGA